Genomic window (Myxocyprinus asiaticus isolate MX2 ecotype Aquarium Trade chromosome 26, UBuf_Myxa_2, whole genome shotgun sequence):
ctttattatatttttttagaataGATGACAGAAAAGCAGTCGATGTGCGTATCTGATTCTCCGTTTATTCAGAAGCGTGCAGCGCGAGCATGTCACGTGGAACACgcacatgtaaagagttctcacagttttctattcctgttgtcagaaaacagtttgcaagaatagtgttgtctatcagaatgctgcaaatgacctcagatcatctcaggaggcgctctgagtttagtttgcttttttccacagagcagttcgcaCTTGACATTGCATTGTGAACgggaatgcaactctgcaggtttactttattatatatacacacacacacacacacacacacattaaatgttAGGATTTGGGAAGGtagttaaataagatttttttttaacaacttcgttatttttaattgcttttcgTTAAATTTGAAGTGAAATTTGaacttagaaatatttttggttttagtttttcatgtttcaataaaagaaTGAAACCGTTAAAGCAAAATCAAAGCAAGAATATGCACTGATCCCTCGCCAGGGGGAttgacaatgtaatcggatattgcaatgttattttttaaaatatcgttaaaatatttcttgcatatcggccagttttttgtaataataataataattattatattatgggaattatgaaaaacatacaaataatgtcacaatgcaaaaactcttAATACCCCAAATAATATAGTCTTATTTAATCAAATATGCTTCTTTTTCCTCTATGCacaacatttgtttttcattaagtTTTGGGGTGAAAAGATGTGACGCCAGAGTGAGTTTTTGTCAACATGTTTGCCATGACAGTTAAAGCTGTTATAGATTCAAAGACACTTCTTAAAAAGCTCCAAGAATGTGACTGCTGTACATATAGAGACAAAGTGGTGTTGGCAGATATTGAGTTTGTACCTGATGGGGTCAGATAGGAAGCACAGGCCCCAGGCCAGTCGAGCCTTCTGCCACAGACTCAAAGCAGCAATTGCACGTTTAAATGTTACTGGGATGGGCCGATCCCCAAGATGAAATTTACAGAAGGGCACTTTTCCTGCCTGAGTTaggtaaaaagacaaaaaaaatccaTATTGTTAATTTGTGTATTATGCACATGTATTGCAAAGTCCACAAGTTTCATATTTCAGGATTTGTGACTGCGTGCATTTATTGTGCTTTAATAATTGGTGACATCTGCTAGAAGTCAGGCATGAGTTACAGAGAATTTCAGTACCATGAGGACCAGAAATTAGTGTTTGAGTTAAGGAGAGGATGTGTATCCACGCTGACCTCCTTAAAGGCTTCTCTAAACTCTCCTCCGGGGGCCATGCCCAGCTGTTCTGTAATGTGAGCCGAGACTTTGAGCAGCAGTACCTGCATGAGGCCAGACATCACTCCGTTCTGACACAGAAAAGGAGAatggagaagaaaaaagaaaattgagaCATTAAAGATTAGGTTACACTGATAAAATTTCTGataaaaatgaatgcaaatgAGTTACAGAggaataatgtttaattatatcaTCAGTCTTTTCTTTCATGGCTGACCTGTTTAATGGCCTGTTGGACCTTTTCCAAGTTAATGTCTTTAGCCTCCTTTAGCAGTGTTTTCTCATCCATCTTGAGCATGGACACTCTATATTGACATAGCTCCACCACCACCACATCTGGCTGGACCGCTTGAATCGTCTGAGGCAAATAGTGTCAAAACAAAATAGCAAACATCTAATTGATCACTCATTAGAACTATTGGATAGTCCTTACAATGCATCTTACAATCAAACCTTGGTCATTACGACACAAAAAAGGCAGTTTTTGATAAATCTAATTCTTACAGTGGCAACATCCTTCTTGCTGCTGTCGCTGAAGTGGGCGGTGCCAACCAGGTAGACAATACAACCCTCTGGTGTAGTGAGACATGTCACAGTGTCCGGCAGATCAGGCTCCGCTTGCCGTCGTTGGGCACGAACCTTCCACAATACTTCCACTGCCTCAGAGTCCGCTAAAAGGACAAAAACATTTCAGATACCCAATATCATGGCATCAGAATGAGGAGTGAGAATATTGCTTTTGTTACATTGCTGTCCAGCCATGATAGATGAGCAGCTACCTGAAATAGTGAGCCGATTTTAGCACTGGAAAATTTTCACTTAAGCAATTAgcaaaaattaacttaaaatttaatgcgctagACAGAGATGGATTTtatagagtttcgcattagttaaaatgcacattaaggtgatggaaacagtttattcgcaaaacaatgacgtattttGACCAATTGTACACATGTCATAAGTGTGAGATAGCATGAATAAGACTGGCACAATGAAAGGTCCGACTTAGGCACACAATTCTTCGAACATAGCCCTTGATATTCTGAAGTGTTTAGCCCACAGCTGGTCATTacagtgggtcctcacaatccaccagtaCAGTTTTGAGCGCGGGTGCTTGCAGGTATGCGGGGGCTGATGGTGTATAGGCATCACAGGCATTTCAATTCTCATTATATCAGACACTACACTTATTCTGTGgcatctcctggcagcatttaataaaacaatgtacAATTGCTCCAGTCCTGCATTAAAATTTTCCCTgaagcaaggaggtcattcaATGCGTATGACGTAGTGGATGGATTAGCATTTTCTTTACACTAAGTGTATGTATACTGTaggaacaaaaagcatcttctttgcactaaatgcaaatagtgttagatgctatttgcaacttggtgcaaatagtggcagatccTATTTGCGCACATAATTAAATACTAGCATACAGCGGCATCactacagtgtgtttattgtgtttatttagagtcccacagacaccctacacctaaaactaaccctaaccttcccttacaaaaatttagCCATGTTTttgctacagtaaccatagtatcaccacaATATTTTGCATTACAACATTTTGAAAAAGCCACCATGAGAGTTGCTGAATATACACTAGCCACTTtactaggtacacctgtacatctacttattcatgtgattatctaatcagccaattgtgtggcagcagtgtaatgtataaaatcatgcagatatgggtcaggagcttcagttaatgttcacatcaacaatcagaagagggggaaaatgtgatctcagtgatttagaccgtagcatgattgttggtgccagacgggctggtttgagtatttctgtaactgctgacctcctgggattttcacatgcaacagtctctagagtgtatagagaatggtgcaaaaaacaaaaaaacaaccaataagcagaagttctgtggacgaaaacgccttgttgatgacagaggtcaacggagaatggccagactggatctctggacaattgtagtgagcagaatagcatctcataatgcacaacatgttgaaccttgaggcggatgggctacaacagcagaagaccacattgggttccacttctgtcagccaagaacagaaaactgaggctgtagtgggcctaccatttgtgtacctcagcagaaatccagatttgtcagctTTGGGGAGACTTTGCCCACtgtagcctcagtttcctgttcttagctgacagtagtggtacatGGAGGGGTCTTTTGCTGCTGTATCCCATACACCTCAATGTTCcacgtgttgtatgttcagaaatgcttttctgcatagcactgttgtaacgtgtgtttatttgggttactgccACCTTACTGTCAGCATGGACCAGTTTGgctattctcctctgacctctgtcattaacaagccattttcacccacagaactgctgcttgctggttgttttttgtttttcacaccattctcttttttgatattaacatttttattgattcgaaaaacaggattacacaaacagaacatacacacactgaatcaaTTTATAAAGTTA
Coding sequences:
- the LOC127417381 gene encoding traB domain-containing protein-like; its protein translation is MEQDNNSEDDVGPPEDDAQPSFPLGLSDSEAVEVLWKVRAQRRQAEPDLPDTVTCLTTPEGCIVYLVGTAHFSDSSKKDVATTIQAVQPDVVVVELCQYRVSMLKMDEKTLLKEAKDINLEKVQQAIKQNGVMSGLMQVLLLKVSAHITEQLGMAPGGEFREAFKEAGKVPFCKFHLGDRPIPVTFKRAIAALSLWQKARLAWGLCFLSDPISKEDVEKCKQKDLLEQTMSEMIGEFPALHRTIVAERDIYLTHTLRQAARCVEAPTNAEKVPAVVVGVVGMGHVPGIERNWDKELNIHEIMSVAPPSRFGWVLRNIFKGAMWGLLGYACFRASKGVGRALLSLPTVQSLLENIRTPAV